In the Parasteatoda tepidariorum isolate YZ-2023 chromosome 3, CAS_Ptep_4.0, whole genome shotgun sequence genome, one interval contains:
- the LOC107439301 gene encoding protein obstructor-E, with the protein MNLAVTTGVLFLVIISFASPGASQRQCTSGTSNLYYAHERNCDMYYKCENGTLREGICPDGLVFDDRQGSDVLRCDLPFEIDCSYRSALQPPVSTEHCPRLYGLYSHETDCSRFWQCVEGHAFSFYCPEGLAYNEYSAHCDWPDQVENCDSESLLRFQCPQPTERDLQEFEDPRYPYAGDCRKFYICILTPDGSRAPRLLACDPGLVFNPKTGSCDDAESVSGCQGYYNNLDARRLRELFGR; encoded by the exons ATGAATTTGGCGGTGACTACTGGTGTTTTGTTCTTGgttataatttcttttgccTCACCTG gtGCTTCTCAGCGTCAGTGCACATCAGGCACTTCCAATTTGTACTATGCGCACGAACGTAACTGCGACATGTACTACAAATGCGAAAATGGTACTCTGAGGGAGGGCATCTGTCCGGATGGCCTGGTGTTCGATGACAGGCAGGGTTCGGACGTCTTGCGATGCGACCTACCCTTCGAAATTGATTGCAGCTACAGGTCCGCCTTAC agCCTCCCGTATCAACGGAGCATTGTCCCCGATTGTATGGTCTTTACTCACACGAAACAGACTGCAGCCGTTTCTGGCAATGCGTTGAGGGACACGCATTCTCATTTTATTGTCCAGAGGGACTAGCTTATAACGAATACAGCGCTCACTGTGACTGGCCAGATCAAGTGGAAAACTGTGACTCTGAGT CTCTGCTTCGTTTCCAATGCCCACAGCCAACAGAGAGAGATTTACAGGAATTCGAAGATCCTCGATATCCTTATGCTGGTGATTGCAGGAAATTCTACATTTGCATTCTGACTCCTGATGGATCAAGGGCTCCCCGATTGCTAGCTTGTGATCCGGGGCTTGTATTCAATCCAAAAACTGGATCCTGCGATGATGCAGAGAGTGTCTCAGGATG TCAAGGATACTACAATAACTTGGATGCTAGAAGACTTCGTGAGTTGTTTGGAAGGTAA